GTTATACTTTTGGAAAGGCTTTCTCTGTTgcgctgttttcattttgtttaaagtgctcatattgtgctttttggcttttcccctttcctttatgttatatatatttttgtgcacattatacaCTCatctaaaggattattaggaacacctgttaaatttcacgttaattatctaatcaaccaatcacatggcagctgcttcaatgcatttaggggtgtggtcctggtcaagacaatctcttgaactccaaactgaatgttagaatgggaaagaaaggtgatctaagcaactttgagcatggcatggttgttggtgccagacgggctggtctgagtatttcacaatctgctcagttactgggattttcatgcacaaccatttctagggtttacaaagaatggtctgaaaaaggaaaaacatccagtatgcggaTGTCCTCtaggcgaaaatgccttgttgatgctagaggtcagaggagaatgagccgactgattcaagctgatagaagatcaactttgactcaaataaccactcgttacaaccgaggtatgcagcaaagcatgtGTGAAGCCAcgacacgcacaaccttgaggcggatgggctacaccagcagaactaactaaaaataggaaaatgaggctacaatttgcacgagcacaccaaaattggacagttgaagactgtctcgatttctgttgagacattcagatggtagagtcagaatttggcgtaaacagaatgagaacatggatccgtcatgccttgttagcactgggcaggctggtggtggtggtggtggtgtattgGTGTGGTGTGtcttaattctttgtgtcattgattcaacaaggggCTGGAagtattctttagaaatgttggcccatattgataggatagggtcaaacacggtattagtatggtgttcctaataatcctttaggtgagtgtaggtttacaaagtgaaaaagcccaaagtccaccctaaagggacttaccatcttccagagaaaacattgttcacaaactgctccaaacagctctattgtagtccagcctttacttccgtgacaaacgtgcgtaacacacgttataatgctcgcctaactgctagcatggcactccctcatgctctgcaactgacaagctagcagtacttactgcgcatgtgcgactcccaacaaagttggtacagaagtgtgatgcctcactctgtagctaaaacagagagctcaacacacagcgtgaaaagaggagctgccaatgtgcagtacaacaaaaaatatggtgttttttgaaaattaaaccacataaacctgttctggtacaacctctaaatacaattatgaacctgaaaatgagcataatatgagcactttaattgtagcctatgtttttgttgcttgtttttgtgtgtgatgtccATATTATTACTCTTTTTGCAATTTACTTTTCACAGTGAATGATTTTGTGACTCAGCAACATTGTTTAAGGTATTTGActttatctgtatatctgtagaTTTCTTTTACTTCTGGAAACTGATTAAAGCTCTCGTTAATAAATCAAGAATCTGTATATAGTAAAAAGAAAGCTACCGTTACTTGAAGTGTAGCAGAttgcagaaaaacattttctaacaaGGTCTAATGTGGCTCAATGTGTCGAGAATATAACAAAGGTCAGCACTCAGTTCTTTTGATGATTTCTTTATTGGCATCAGCAAAAGTGGTAAGCATGCATTTGTTTTCGCAAATCCATTTGCATTATCTTACTGCATTTCCATTTCAAGTTGTAAATCACAAAACACGTTCTCATATCTTATATAGTGATAATTACCTAATAATATTGCTGCACAATAGCATCAGATAATTATAACTAACTGCTACATGTATGCATCTCAATTTTATCAACCCTCAAAATCAGTCAAGAGAGGAAAATAACCCCCcgaaaaaaaacctgaaagaatttgtaaacacattttcaggATCATAATCTGACCTATGTGTACTATTGTTATATCCActacatgtttttaacacttcattatAGTAGCAGTTGTTTGCCATCTCTGAATGTTTTTATCTCAAAAGCAACTGAAATTAACACCATTTGGCAAACTCTTGAGCATCATTGCATTGCATAAGCAGTAATTATCAGAACAGAAAGTCTCACAAGTATACACAAGTCGTTTAAACCACTaaccaaataaaatgtacaatcgGCAGTTAGATTCAGAAATGGCAGATACACAGATCACACAAATAGGCAAAACTATGGACACGGTTTGCCATGCAAGTTAGAAACAAACACCTCATTTTGGCCATTACCATACTGTAGGTGACAGGGGagtctgttttaatgttactgaAGGGGATGGGAATGGGAGGGCCAGTTGGCTCTGGGTTTCTAAATCATGTCCTTTCTCCCATTTTCCTGCTTTTTGAAGATCAGGCCAACTTAAacaacaatcaaacaaacactTTGTGTGCACAACttccaaaacaaattttattttacaataaatgtgATGTTCCACATTCATCTGTCTATGGCTGTGACTCTGTCCAAGTCAGAGTTAAGAGACCTTCCTCTGGGTCAGTTCACGTGTAGATTGTCTGTTAGTGGCTGTTTGCTTGGCTGTGCATATCCCTATGCCACTAAGCATAACACTACTATTTTGCCCCCACCTGTGGTACAAAAGCCAAGGTAAAATGAAGCATAGTTATACAACTTTATCAATAATTTCTTATCAGTCCAAAATTAGCATTTAGGAAGTTTGTCTTATTAATACCAGGAAAGAATGCTTACTACTTTTCCATGACTCACTTCTTCCTTTCCTTAtactcacacacagtctctttcccttttttctcaCATTGTCATTACTGAACGTTGCAGAAAGTTAGGcaggaaaggaaacaaaaaagttattattaataaaagCCTATCAGCTAAACTCGGAAAAAGCTACTGGCTACAATGCTTTGGAtcaccaatacacacacacacacgcacatacaacAAAAATGCTCCTAATTTTAATCTAACATGACCTTGTATTAGTAAGTAGCAATGATGGTAGCAGTTGTGAGAGAAGGATTGTGTTAGTTAGGCATGTCAGTATCAATTACAAATGTAGGATTCTCAAAAAAGGTAAAATCAACAAGCTTTGGCGTATATCTGTGGTAGAAAGGACTGCAAACTCTTGATCAATCTCCCTGCACACATTCTGTACATTGTACATCTCCCCCCATGGCATCGTTCAGAGGGCTTAGCCCCGTGTGTTTCCGTGTCACAAgaattttctctctccctccttcccttcctttcttcctctttcactCCGCCTGCTGCATCCTTCAATAATACATGAGGTGCAGAcaggagagagtgagtgagactTAAAACAGTGGAAGAAAGCAacaagaagggagggagagggggacaAAGAGAGCAGACACACCTATAAACACTACTGTCATGTTTAAGTGCAAGATGGTTTGATGGAAGACTGTGTgtagagaggaaggagaggatggATAAAAGGGGAGGAGTGGCGCTTgggtatcttttttttctcttccctttcatatCATTCTCAAGTCCATATCCATCTGTATTGATGGGCTGAGCTCAGTAGAAGAAGTACACTGCGAATGACGAGagatcgagagagagagagagagagagagagagaggaagtcatTAGTCTAATGGATCTGGCAATACAtcacttaaaacaaaacaaggagAGGACAGTCAGCTGAGTCAGCTCTCcttatatattgtatttacatgtttgtttttaatattggtAAAACTAGTATCATAAACATTTACTTCAATTAGAAGTCATGAATATTTCACAATCAGAGCAGAAGTAAGCAGGCCAGACATTCGGGCAGAAATACAAATATGTTGgtgttgtctctctgtgtcttaatttcctgtaaaattaacaGCACATCAACAATTGTATACTGACTAACTAAAACCATATGAGCAATTTACAGAGGATTCTTTTCTTTGTATATCTGTTCCTCTGCTGCTGAGAGAAAACACTTATctgctttttaaaataattgtatCTGTTTATAAAAGCCTATAAAGCATCctatctgtatgtctgtcaATCAATCGACCAATCAATATTTGTATCAAAATGCTACTTACAGAATATTATTCCAACCACAATGACTCCGATGATACCCATCATGATCATCATCTGAAATgagaaaacaatacatttactATAATGGGACTGTTTATAAAGGAATTTAAGATACACTGGAACTATGTGTGGAGTCAAATGCCtgcaaacagaaaagaaaaaaaattcttgCAATTGTTGTGCTTTAAATATGCAATCTTTTGTGTATTTCTGAGTATTTAGTGAAAACCATACacaaacagacttctttttccCATTTTCCTCAAAGCATCTGCTCAGTCTTCCACAGCAGCTCATTAACGGATTAGTGGAGAGCAGGATCCCCATAACAGACACTGTGTGTTCGCCTCAGCTCACATCAGCATGAACAGTTGTTCaatgcttttaaaaaacaaagctgAGAATCTTATTGACACTACTagctctatatatatacatttcttACAGTAACAGCACTCTGTTTAATGGACCCACACTAATGTGCCCACCTTGCAGTTCTTCCACCAGTACTTGTTCTTTAGCTTAGCTGCACAGCTTTCAAACTGGGAGGCTCCGGCTTGGAGAGCGTCCGCTCTGTCATCCAGCTCTGAAAGCTTCTGGTCCCTTTCCAAAACCTTGTCCACATTCACTCGCATGATATCCACCACCTAGCCAACAGTGGCGAGGATGAGACAGCATTTGGCAGTGGTGgggaagagagacaaagagtgaCAAGCGTGGTTAAAGGAAAGGAAGCTATGAGAGTATAATGAAAGTAAATAAGTAGTCACAATCCATTTGTAAATAAGAAAACCACACCTTTCCAGAGAACATAAGAGCTACAACAAAGCATTTTACATGCTTGTTTGTCTCTGGTCTAGAATAAGAACTGTGCACATACAATAAGTCCAGATATTTCATGATTAAACTGTTTTAATAGTGACGCGTTGCATGTTTTATCAAACTCTGTCCCAGAATCCTAGATTGGCCCGGTCCAGCTCACCTCCTCAACTTGGGCCTGTGTCTGCTGTAGCCTGCGGTTGCTGGAGGTGTTGGGTGGGCCAGGAGGTGCGCCACCTGGGGCTCCATCTGCACCAGGGGCTCCCGGAGCACCGGGGGCTCCACCTGGAGCAGCGGCATCTGGGGCAGACCTGATAAGTAGcacgaggaggaggaagaggaaagttGGAGTAAAGAGGACCATTTGGTATTACTGATAACTGATGCATGTTTATGGCATGTAGAGAACACTTTAATCTAATAGGAAAAATATTATCAGGTACAGGAGCAAATTAAGCTATATAGTTATAGAGGACAGATAAAGCCACCACATACTGTAGAAAAAGGAGAAAACTGCATATAtgcgggaggggggggggggggggagtagaGCTGAAGGGGGAGGAATGCATACAATAGGATGTGAACGGTTGGGGATTTGGAAGATGCAATTGGAGGAAAGAAAATATAGGGCACAGATGGGAAGCAAAGAAACAGAAAGTCCTGGCTGACTaatgggagagaaaaaaaagggaagttCTTGTGATTGATTAAAGAGAGTTGGGTGGGACTGAAAAGAAAAGGTAAAGCTGGAGAGTGATTTGCGGGAAAGGGTTAATCCAGCAGGGGGAAGAGGAGGTACAGAAGGTTTAAAACTGAGCAAACAAGCTCCTCAGGAGAGCAGCCACTGACTCAACCTGATGGACAGTTTAATTCAAATTATACAAATCACATACACAAAATAATTTAGCAGATAAGGAACAAGAATGCCTTAACCTCGTGAACCATCATTCATTTAACATGAATGTTCCTCAACATGACCTTAAAAACTCTGACCCACAATATGCTGGGTAACaaatgcattctttttttttttttttaaatctatggtgtaaaattatctttaaaaactcAATTAAACTCTACCTAAGACTTAACAGTGACAGCAGTCAACCCCTGAATACATAATTTAGTGATGGTGTGACGGGAAATTTCACTTGCGTCAGCAAAATCCATCAAGCTGAAAGAAATCAGTTCAGTTTTCGACCCCCACAAAGGAAAACATACAAGGAAATAAACTGGTTTAAGTAGGCTATATAGCCTAAATGCTATTTATCCAGAGCAGAGATATTTTTAATGTTGCTATTGTGAAAAGAGCGCAGCAGAAAAGCCGCATTAATACTCACATCTTCTATGCAGCTGTTTGAACTGACTCACGGGCAGCGGAGGAGGGGGTGAGGGCTGTGAGGTGGAGAGGGAGGGTCTGAAGTAcaacacgagaaaaaaaaactgcaagaaaacagaaaaaacgaGACGAGAATTTCTACTAGTCACTGGTCCAAACGAAAGTCCAAATTTTCAATAAGCAGAGTTATTGAAGTGCCGCGCTAACAGTAAACAGAGGCAGCGGGTCTTGGCGCAGTGGAGCCGATCTTCTAGCGATGCATTTATATTGCAAGTCGTCAGCAAAGTACCGCAATATACCGACACACGTAAACGGGCCGGGCGATAATTCACTGTGTGACTGGACTGGAGAGCAGGAAGTGAAGGAGAAGCGATGCGAGCTCAAGAGAAAAGTACTTCTAAATTAGTAATCCATTCAAGAGAAATCCACGGATGCTCATATTCCTGCAGGACTGCATGCAGCTCCTCCGGGCGATGCTGAGTCCTTAGGATATAGAGCTGCTCCTGGATGCTACAGCGCAGCACTGATTGGCTTGTTGTTGAGTTGCCTCTTCTAAGCTACTTGCAAATGCGTGCAATTTCAAAATTATGGGATAAAAAGTCCAGTCATGAGAAATCAGTTGTCTGTCTTTGATTCTGTCACCCCCacctctctctcgctttctccctGCGCAGACAGAGGTGCGTCTTGTGGGAAGTGCGGTAGTTTCGCCCGTGTGAAGTGCTGTGGCACTGTAGGCTACTGCAATAATGCGTCTCTCCTCCTGCCTTCTCCACTTGGACTCGTAACGACAGTGCGgtacccccctcccctcccctcccctacccaccccctccctctctctctctctctctct
This sequence is a window from Sander vitreus isolate 19-12246 chromosome 6, sanVit1, whole genome shotgun sequence. Protein-coding genes within it:
- the vamp1b gene encoding vesicle-associated membrane protein 3 — translated: MSAPDAAAPGGAPGAPGAPGADGAPGGAPPGPPNTSSNRRLQQTQAQVEEVVDIMRVNVDKVLERDQKLSELDDRADALQAGASQFESCAAKLKNKYWWKNCKMMIMMGIIGVIVVGIIFLYFFY